The following is a genomic window from Azospirillaceae bacterium.
GACGGGGCCGGATGTCAACGTGCGCAGCCGCGTGCACGAATATGGCGGCGGCGCCCTGCTGGTGGCGGGCGGCCATTTGTACTTCAGCAACTTCGCCGACCAGCGGCTGTACACGGCACCGGTCGGCGGTGGCGCGCCGGTGGCCCTGACGCCGCAGGGCTACCGCTACGCTGACTGCGCCCCTGGCGCCGCCGGAATCCTCTATTGCGTGCGGGAGGACCATACCGCCCCGGGTGAGGCCAAAAATGCTATCGTCCGGCTTGAGGTGGATAAGCCTGGCGATGCCGGCACAGTGCTGTTCGGCGACAGCGATTTCGTTGCCTATCCGCGTCTCAGCCCGGACGGCCGGCGCCTGGCTTGGATCGCCTGGTCCCACCCCAATATGCCCTGGGACACCACCACCCTCTATGTCGCCGATGTCGGGCCGCAGGGCCTGACCGGCATCCATGCGGTGGCCGGCGGGCATGAGGAATCGGTGCTGGAGCCGCAATGGGACGCCGACGGCACGCTCTATTTCATTTCCGACCGTGGCGATTGGTGGAACCTGTATGCCTGGCGCGACGGCCAGGTGCGGCCGGTGGCGCCGCGCGAGGCGGACTTCGGCGGGCCGCTGTGGAATTTGGGCCTGGCGACCTATGCCCTGACCGGCGACGGCCGGGCGGTGGCGCGCTACAGCGCCCAGGGACTGGACCATCTGACGGTGCTGGACCTGAAGGCCGGCACGACGCGTGACCTTGACCTGCCCTTCGTCAGCATCACCGGCGTGCGCTCGGCGGGCACCAACCACGCAGTGATGATCGCCGGTTTCGCCGACGCCACCGCGGCGGTGGTCAGCGTTGACCTGGCGAGTGGCCGGCACACCATCCTGCGCCGCCCGGCGCCGGAGGATCTGGACGCTGCCCTGGTGTCCCGCGCCCGGCCCATTGACTTCCCCACGGCACCGGGCCCGGACGGCCAGGCGCGCACCGCCCATGCCTTCTATTACGCCCCCACCAACCCGGCCTTCCGGGCGCCGGCGGGGGAGAAGCCGCCCCTGCTGGTCAAGGTGCACGGCGGGCCCACCGCCGGGGCCAAGCCGGCGCTGGATCTGGGCATCCAGTACTGGACCAGCCGGGGTTTCGCCGTGGTGGACGTGAACTATGGCGGCAGCACCGGCTACGGCCGCGCCTACCGCAACCGGCTGCGCGGCAACTGGGGCGTCACTGATGTGCAGGACGCCACGGCGGTGGTGGCCTATCTCGACCGGGCCGGCCTGGCGGACGCGACCCGCGCTGCCATCCGGGGCGGCAGTGCCGGCGGCTACACCACCCTGGCCTCATTGGCCTTCACGCAGGTGTTCAAGGCCGGCGCCAATTACTACGGCGTCTCGGACATGGAGGCGCTGGCCAAGGACACGCACAAGTTCGAAAGCCGTTACCTCGACAGCCTGGTGGCCCCCTATCCCGCGGGCAAGGATATCTACGACGCCCGCAGCCCCCTGCACCATCTGGACGGCTTCTCCGCCCCGCTGATCACCTTCCAGGGGTCGGAGGACGCGGTGGTGCCGCCGGCACAATCGCGCAGCATCGTGGCCGCGCTGAAGGCCAAAGGCGTGCCCGTCGCCTATATCGAGTTCGAGGGCGAACAGCACGGCTTCCGCAAGGCCGACAGCATCATCCGCGCGCAGGAGGCGGAGCTGTATTTCTACGGCCGCATCTTCGGCTTCCAGCCGGCGGACACGTTGCCGCCGGTGGTGATCGAAAATTTGCGGTGAGGGGCTAAAGTTAAGTTTTCTACAAAAGACAGGAAGGTTGAGGAGCATAGATGTCTAAATTCTAATCAAGGTTATTTTGAGAGAGATGGGAGCATAATTTTTGTGTACACGCCATATGGGTGCATTATTAATTTATTGAGAGAATCGCATTTTTCTGAAATTGCATGATGGGTGAAAGGTACGATGAGCAGAAAATATGGCTTCGTTGCTTATATTGATGAATCTGGAGATGATGGTTTGGATAAGGTATTTCCAAATCGTTCTAATGGATCATCTGAATGGTTCGTTCTTTCTGCCGTAGTAGTTAGAGCAGAGAATGAAAATAAAATTGGAAAAATTCAACGGGAAATTATATCAAAATTCAAAAACACCCAAAGAAAATATATTCATTATCGCGATTTGATAGACGCAAAGAAACAGATTGCGTGTTCCGAAATCGGCCGCGCTGACCTGCGTTGTTTTGTTGTTATGTCAAATAAGAAAAACATGGAGAGATACAGAAATGAAAAATGTAAAAAAGATAAGAATTATTTATATTGGTGGTGTACTAGACTTTTGATGGAGCGCGTAACAGAGTTCTGCGAAAGCAAATCCATAAAACTTTATGGAGAATATATGCAATAAAAACAATTTTCTCGCAGCGCGGTGGTATGTCTTATCAAAATCTAATTGATTATATGGAAAAATTAAAAATCCAAACGTGGACAAATTCTTTAAGAATCCCAGGATATATAAAATGGGACGTATTCGACGTGGAGCAAATAAAGGTTGTTTCTCACAAAAATGAAGCTGGCCTGCAACTCGCTGACGTTGTTGCGGGGTCTTTTTATGAGGCTGTGTCGGTTGAGCGACAGAGGGGATGCTTTGCAGATCATGCAAAACTAATTGTTCCTCGCTTATATCGAGGGAAGAAGGGCGTAATTATAGGAAATGGAATTAAACCGATGCCAGCTCTCGATAAGATGGGGCTTTTGCCTCAACAACGAGAAATTTTTGAATTTATGGGATATGCGCGTAGGAAATGGTAGGTGCCTGGCCTCTTTAATCCATTGCGACTTCCGCAACTGCCGCCCGTAGGGCAACTCAGAGGTAGTTCCAGCGCACCTACCGGCAACTAATATAATGGATTCGCTGATAAAAATCAACCCCCTGTAAGGGTTTGATAAGATTCAGCTTTTAGATAAAGGCGCAACACGCGCGGCGAATAAGGAAATGGAATGGTGTCCCCGGCGGGATGTGACCAGACCGGAAGAAACCCGCAGGTTTCCTCGGTTTCTGTGGGGTATGTGCTGCGTGTTTGTGTAGTGCCGACCGGACGCGATCTTGGAACGGAGAACGTCCCCACGCACTGCAAATCCAGCATTGTGGCCACGACTCGGGTGGGCTGCTGATCGGGTAAACAGCGCCACCACCAACCGTCAACCGACCGTCTGACTGACCTGTAGCCAACGATTGGGTTGGCTGGCGTCTCTGAGGACCGGGGCTGGTCTTCGACCGGCCACGCTGCTCAGCTTCGGCGCCTTCCAAAGCATCATTCTGCCCGTGTTGGTCAGTCCCATGGCGCTGTGCTGCCGTCCGGTCGAAGGATGGTTTGTGCCTGCCGGC
Proteins encoded in this region:
- a CDS encoding prolyl oligopeptidase family serine peptidase, producing the protein MQTAPYGTWASPITAARLAGSEVRLADLTVDGGTPYWLESRPAEKGRFAIVTPVGTGGVRELTGPDVNVRSRVHEYGGGALLVAGGHLYFSNFADQRLYTAPVGGGAPVALTPQGYRYADCAPGAAGILYCVREDHTAPGEAKNAIVRLEVDKPGDAGTVLFGDSDFVAYPRLSPDGRRLAWIAWSHPNMPWDTTTLYVADVGPQGLTGIHAVAGGHEESVLEPQWDADGTLYFISDRGDWWNLYAWRDGQVRPVAPREADFGGPLWNLGLATYALTGDGRAVARYSAQGLDHLTVLDLKAGTTRDLDLPFVSITGVRSAGTNHAVMIAGFADATAAVVSVDLASGRHTILRRPAPEDLDAALVSRARPIDFPTAPGPDGQARTAHAFYYAPTNPAFRAPAGEKPPLLVKVHGGPTAGAKPALDLGIQYWTSRGFAVVDVNYGGSTGYGRAYRNRLRGNWGVTDVQDATAVVAYLDRAGLADATRAAIRGGSAGGYTTLASLAFTQVFKAGANYYGVSDMEALAKDTHKFESRYLDSLVAPYPAGKDIYDARSPLHHLDGFSAPLITFQGSEDAVVPPAQSRSIVAALKAKGVPVAYIEFEGEQHGFRKADSIIRAQEAELYFYGRIFGFQPADTLPPVVIENLR
- a CDS encoding DUF3800 domain-containing protein; the encoded protein is MSYQNLIDYMEKLKIQTWTNSLRIPGYIKWDVFDVEQIKVVSHKNEAGLQLADVVAGSFYEAVSVERQRGCFADHAKLIVPRLYRGKKGVIIGNGIKPMPALDKMGLLPQQREIFEFMGYARRKW
- a CDS encoding DUF3800 domain-containing protein, which gives rise to MSRKYGFVAYIDESGDDGLDKVFPNRSNGSSEWFVLSAVVVRAENENKIGKIQREIISKFKNTQRKYIHYRDLIDAKKQIACSEIGRADLRCFVVMSNKKNMERYRNEKCKKDKNYLYWWCTRLLMERVTEFCESKSIKLYGEYMQ